In Schlegelella aquatica, one DNA window encodes the following:
- a CDS encoding IclR family transcriptional regulator produces the protein MPPRSTTVRPGREPAGPARSAAERLASVSRPPAPPAEGEGPAPGDSYVQSFARGLAVVRTFSAEAPAQTIAEVAERAGLTRAGARRILHTLQHLGYVEAEGRLFRLTPKILDLGFAYLSSLPLWNLAEPVMEDLVQDVKESCSAAVLDGTDIVYVLRVPTHKIMAINLGVGSRLPAYCTSMGRVLLAGLPPAALEARLAQMRLEPRTPKTVTDPARLRELIEQVRMQGWALVAEELEEGLVSLAAPIRGRQGEVVAAINVSGQQHRTPPVVMLERFLPKLLKAAHEISAMIGGKGQGG, from the coding sequence ATGCCCCCTCGCTCAACCACAGTTCGGCCCGGGCGCGAGCCCGCCGGGCCGGCTCGCTCCGCCGCCGAGCGCCTCGCCTCCGTCTCGCGCCCGCCCGCTCCCCCTGCCGAGGGGGAGGGGCCCGCCCCCGGCGACAGCTACGTGCAGTCCTTCGCCCGCGGCTTGGCCGTGGTGCGCACTTTCAGCGCCGAAGCCCCCGCGCAGACCATCGCCGAGGTGGCCGAGCGCGCCGGCCTCACGCGCGCCGGGGCCCGGCGCATCCTGCACACCTTGCAGCATCTGGGCTACGTGGAGGCCGAGGGCCGGCTTTTCCGGCTGACGCCCAAGATCCTGGACTTGGGCTTCGCCTATCTCAGTTCGCTGCCGCTGTGGAACCTGGCCGAGCCGGTGATGGAGGATCTGGTGCAGGACGTCAAGGAGTCCTGCTCGGCCGCCGTGCTGGACGGCACCGACATCGTGTACGTGCTGCGGGTGCCCACCCACAAGATCATGGCGATCAACCTCGGCGTGGGCAGCCGGCTGCCCGCCTACTGCACCTCCATGGGCCGCGTGCTGCTCGCCGGCCTGCCGCCGGCAGCGCTGGAGGCCCGCCTGGCGCAGATGCGCCTGGAACCGCGCACGCCCAAGACCGTGACCGACCCGGCGCGCCTGCGGGAGCTGATCGAGCAGGTGCGCATGCAGGGCTGGGCTCTCGTGGCCGAGGAACTGGAAGAAGGCCTGGTGTCGCTCGCGGCGCCCATCCGCGGGCGTCAGGGCGAGGTGGTGGCCGCCATCAACGTGAGCGGCCAGCAGCACCGCACGCCGCCCGTGGTGATGCTCGAGCGCTTCCTGCCCAAGCTGCTGAAGGCCGCGCACGAGATCAGCGCGATGATCGGGGGCAAGGGGCAGGGCGGCTGA